A stretch of the Halomonas sp. BDJS001 genome encodes the following:
- a CDS encoding tripartite tricarboxylate transporter TctB family protein — protein MTPSGSKRRVKIKDTSDLITGIVLLGFAIVLVFYLVPNYINEPPILQNPMMSPRWLPTIIGWLILLFSVLLILQACIVEQRAEEDERAIEKGSTRRFVLMVLSLVIYVALFEVIGAVFCGILATLVLFVAHPVRTWWVYSLAFLFPIIVTLLFVEVMNVPLPIMPLGF, from the coding sequence ATGACACCTTCGGGTTCCAAGCGCAGAGTAAAAATAAAAGATACCAGCGATCTTATCACCGGCATCGTATTGCTGGGGTTTGCCATCGTGTTGGTCTTTTATCTGGTACCCAACTATATAAACGAACCGCCGATCCTACAAAACCCAATGATGTCGCCGCGGTGGCTGCCGACGATTATCGGCTGGCTGATCCTGCTGTTTTCGGTTCTGCTTATTCTTCAGGCCTGCATTGTGGAACAGAGAGCCGAGGAGGATGAGCGGGCGATTGAGAAAGGCTCCACGCGGCGTTTCGTGCTAATGGTGTTGTCTCTGGTGATATATGTTGCCTTGTTTGAGGTGATAGGCGCCGTGTTCTGCGGTATTTTGGCAACGTTAGTACTTTTCGTAGCACACCCGGTTCGCACTTGGTGGGTATATAGCCTGGCATTTCTGTTTCCTATTATTGTGACGCTCTTATTTGTAGAAGTAATGAACGTGCCACTACCGATAATGCCGCTCGGTTTCTGA
- a CDS encoding Bug family tripartite tricarboxylate transporter substrate binding protein, which produces MKKILSAACLAALGSTLATGLTVSTASANEWPTDDIRLVVPYAPGGTTDVLSRRVADLLQQELDANVVVENRPGAGSTVGTGRLARGGRDAEHTILMASPGHTIGAAIYPDLSYDPVEDFVFLQNMIDIPNVMVVPADSPYESVIEFVEAAKEENMTFSHSGVGSSIHMSGELFKTLTETNMTAVPFAGSGAALPALLGGDVDVSFENMPTVLSHIRSGDLRALAVTSAERSEYLPDVPTLSEVGEYNLDQFVTTAWFGLVAHSSFPEEAQSVMQDALAKVMEREEFLDFADQLGAEPGQVSGEEFKQFIADEVERWKGVAQQAGISQ; this is translated from the coding sequence ATGAAAAAAATTCTTAGCGCAGCATGCCTTGCCGCTTTAGGTAGCACCCTTGCAACGGGGCTCACTGTATCCACTGCCAGCGCCAACGAGTGGCCTACTGACGATATTCGTCTTGTCGTCCCTTACGCTCCTGGTGGCACCACGGATGTGCTCTCCCGCCGCGTCGCGGATCTTCTTCAGCAAGAGCTGGATGCTAACGTGGTTGTGGAAAACCGCCCTGGCGCGGGTTCTACGGTGGGCACTGGTCGTCTCGCCCGCGGTGGACGTGATGCTGAACACACGATTCTGATGGCATCGCCCGGCCACACTATCGGTGCAGCTATTTATCCCGATCTTAGCTACGATCCCGTCGAAGATTTTGTCTTCCTGCAAAACATGATCGATATCCCCAATGTCATGGTGGTGCCTGCCGATAGCCCTTATGAAAGTGTTATTGAGTTCGTTGAAGCCGCAAAGGAAGAGAACATGACCTTCAGCCACAGTGGCGTGGGCAGTTCCATCCATATGTCCGGTGAGCTATTCAAGACGTTGACTGAAACCAATATGACGGCAGTGCCTTTTGCTGGCAGCGGTGCGGCGCTTCCTGCGCTCTTAGGGGGCGATGTCGATGTCTCCTTTGAGAACATGCCAACCGTCCTGTCACATATTCGCTCGGGTGATTTGCGCGCTCTAGCGGTTACCTCTGCTGAGCGGTCAGAGTATTTGCCTGATGTACCCACGTTATCGGAAGTGGGCGAGTACAACCTCGACCAGTTCGTCACGACGGCATGGTTTGGCCTGGTGGCACACAGCTCTTTCCCTGAAGAAGCGCAAAGCGTTATGCAGGATGCCCTTGCTAAGGTGATGGAGCGTGAAGAGTTTTTGGACTTTGCTGATCAGCTGGGCGCCGAGCCGGGTCAGGTGTCTGGCGAAGAGTTCAAGCAGTTCATTGCCGATGAAGTAGAACGTTGGAAAGGCGTTGCACAGCAGGCCGGTATTAGCCAGTAA
- a CDS encoding FAD-dependent oxidoreductase, protein MTHRSINVDLVVVGSGAAGLAAAVTAAHQELKVIVVEKSDSLGGATAWSGGWMWAPRNPLAIAAGINEDVEMVRTYLRHELGERFDADKIDAFLAASPAMVEFFHHNTALQFDAGNAIADIHGDTPGAGTGGRSVIAAPFDGRELDTQTLKKMRTTMPETAFLGMPIQAGPDLAAFLNVARSPKAFLHVTKRVSRHLYDLARYGRAMQLVNGVALTGRLAKSAQELGVEMWVSSPAKQLLTIGDQVTGVVVASPEGDISIRAEKGVVLAAGGFPWDVSRRKMLFPKTPTGEDHWPLPPSSASGDGLRLGESVGGVVDTSLYSPVAWAPVSLVPYRDGHVGHFPHIIDRAKPGVIGVLQNGKRFVNEAGGYYDYVDAMVKAVPAGEEVCSWLVCTHRFQRRYGLGISRPAPVPFKHWIKQGYLKTGKTLGALATECGIDPQALKYTVDNYNRHARQGDDPAFGRGSTPYNRKNGDPANRPNPCVAPLDQGPFYAVKVLPGSFGTFAGLKTNAHAQVLNAADQPIDGLYAAGSDMASIMGGFYPAGGINLGPAMTFGYIAGLHAANQELPNA, encoded by the coding sequence ATGACGCACCGTTCTATTAACGTTGACCTTGTGGTGGTGGGGTCGGGTGCGGCGGGGTTGGCTGCTGCCGTCACAGCCGCCCATCAAGAGTTAAAGGTCATTGTCGTTGAAAAATCTGATAGCTTAGGAGGGGCAACCGCTTGGTCGGGTGGCTGGATGTGGGCGCCCCGTAACCCGCTTGCAATTGCCGCTGGGATTAATGAAGACGTGGAAATGGTGCGAACCTACCTGCGCCATGAGCTAGGGGAGCGTTTTGATGCGGATAAAATTGATGCTTTCCTGGCTGCATCACCGGCCATGGTTGAGTTCTTTCACCACAATACAGCCCTCCAATTTGACGCTGGCAACGCTATCGCGGATATCCACGGTGATACGCCCGGCGCAGGCACGGGCGGCCGTTCAGTCATCGCTGCGCCGTTTGATGGCCGTGAACTAGATACCCAAACGCTGAAAAAGATGCGTACAACCATGCCTGAAACAGCGTTTCTCGGTATGCCCATTCAAGCCGGGCCCGATTTAGCCGCTTTTTTAAACGTTGCGCGTTCACCGAAGGCTTTCTTACATGTTACAAAGCGAGTAAGCCGCCACCTATACGACTTGGCCCGCTATGGTCGTGCAATGCAGCTCGTTAACGGCGTGGCGCTTACCGGAAGGCTTGCTAAATCCGCTCAGGAGCTAGGCGTGGAAATGTGGGTGTCCTCCCCCGCTAAGCAGCTCTTGACGATAGGTGATCAGGTAACTGGCGTGGTCGTTGCCTCGCCTGAGGGCGACATTAGCATTCGAGCAGAGAAAGGCGTGGTCTTAGCAGCGGGCGGTTTTCCTTGGGATGTATCGCGGCGTAAGATGCTATTTCCCAAAACGCCCACGGGCGAAGACCATTGGCCGCTGCCACCCTCTTCCGCCAGCGGGGATGGTTTGCGCTTAGGTGAATCAGTGGGCGGCGTGGTAGACACCTCGCTTTATTCCCCCGTCGCCTGGGCACCGGTCTCGCTGGTTCCCTATCGGGACGGCCATGTGGGCCACTTTCCACATATTATTGATCGCGCGAAGCCAGGCGTGATTGGCGTGCTGCAAAATGGCAAGCGCTTCGTTAACGAAGCAGGCGGCTACTACGACTACGTGGATGCCATGGTCAAAGCGGTACCTGCAGGTGAAGAGGTCTGTTCATGGCTGGTTTGTACTCATCGCTTTCAGCGCCGCTACGGCTTAGGCATTAGTCGCCCGGCCCCAGTGCCTTTTAAGCATTGGATTAAACAGGGCTACCTGAAAACCGGTAAAACGCTGGGAGCGTTGGCAACCGAGTGCGGCATTGACCCACAAGCGCTTAAATACACGGTTGATAACTACAACCGCCACGCCCGGCAAGGCGACGACCCTGCCTTTGGGCGCGGCTCCACGCCTTATAATCGTAAAAACGGCGACCCGGCCAACAGGCCAAATCCCTGTGTCGCACCGCTTGATCAGGGGCCATTTTATGCCGTCAAAGTACTGCCTGGCAGTTTCGGCACCTTCGCCGGACTTAAAACCAATGCGCACGCTCAGGTGCTTAACGCTGCCGACCAGCCCATCGATGGCTTGTATGCGGCGGGTAGTGATATGGCCAGCATCATGGGCGGCTTCTACCCTGCTGGTGGCATTAACCTTGGGCCTGCAATGACCTTTGGCTATATCGCGGGCCTGCACGCTGCCAACCAGGAGTTACCCAATGCCTGA